From Halobacillus sp. Marseille-Q1614, the proteins below share one genomic window:
- the mutS gene encoding DNA mismatch repair protein MutS, whose product MAQYTPMMQQYLKIKAQHKDAFLFFRLGDFYEMFFEDALRASKELEITLTSRDGGGEDRIPMCGVPYHSSENYIKQLIEKGFKVAICEQVEDPKSAKGVVKREVVQLITPGTVMEGTMLDEKENNYLASISHFNDGTYTVSYNDLTTGENSIALITDGFDAVLSELFNRPVKEVVIDPGLDEAKQLMLKERLNYTISFGTETKIDDSFEGLLVNIHSEKSITGFGRLFNYIQQTQKRSLDHLRPVVPIELKKYMSLDMYSKRNLELMETMRKQGKKGSLLSILDQTITAMGSRTLKKWMERPLLSQEEITKRHEQVEGMLDQFLERETVREQLKSVYDLERLAGRVAFGNVNARDLIQLKASLTSIPNLLETLRQFDHPSIGSLYNSVDPLSDLAQLLDESIKEDAPLTLKEGGMIQDGYHPQLDEYRDASRNGKKWIAELEAKERQATGIKSLKIGYNRVFGYYIEVTKANIQNLPEGRYERKQTLTNAERYITPELKEKEALILEAQDKSMELEYELFLQVREQVKAYVQKLQVLAEQVSKIDVLQGFAHIADTHRYVKPSFNDNRCVDIKEGRHPVVEQVMKEESFVPNDIFMDESMDILLITGPNMSGKSTYMRQLALTAIMAQMGSYVPCESASLPIFDQIFTRIGAADDLVSGQSTFMVEMLEANHALTHASENSLILLDEIGRGTSTYDGMALAQAIVEHIHEEIGAKTLFSTHYHELTSLEDELPRLRNVHVRAEEYEGNVVFLHQIQEGAADESYGIHVAKLADLPESLIQRANHLLSTLESGREETVAAVEEEQLSLFVEKETQEVKPSGLEKQLKNLNLMEMTPMDAMNELYRLQKSLKS is encoded by the coding sequence ATGGCACAATACACACCGATGATGCAGCAATATTTGAAAATAAAAGCCCAGCACAAAGATGCTTTTCTGTTTTTTAGATTAGGAGATTTTTATGAAATGTTCTTTGAAGATGCGTTACGTGCATCGAAAGAGCTTGAAATTACATTAACGAGCCGGGATGGCGGCGGAGAAGACCGTATTCCGATGTGCGGAGTCCCTTACCATTCCTCGGAAAATTACATAAAACAGCTGATCGAAAAAGGATTTAAAGTCGCGATATGTGAACAGGTGGAAGACCCCAAATCTGCCAAAGGTGTAGTGAAACGTGAAGTCGTACAGCTCATTACTCCAGGCACGGTGATGGAAGGAACGATGCTGGACGAAAAAGAAAATAATTATTTAGCATCAATCAGTCACTTTAATGATGGGACCTATACGGTCAGCTACAATGATTTAACGACAGGTGAAAACAGTATTGCTTTAATCACCGACGGGTTTGATGCAGTGCTCAGTGAACTGTTTAACCGTCCCGTCAAAGAAGTTGTTATCGACCCCGGCTTAGACGAAGCCAAGCAATTAATGCTCAAAGAGCGGTTAAATTATACGATATCGTTTGGAACGGAAACTAAGATTGATGATTCTTTTGAAGGCCTGCTCGTAAATATCCACTCGGAAAAATCCATCACCGGATTTGGAAGGTTATTTAATTATATTCAACAGACCCAAAAACGGTCGCTTGACCACCTCCGTCCTGTTGTACCGATTGAACTAAAAAAATATATGTCTCTTGATATGTATTCTAAGCGGAACCTGGAACTGATGGAAACGATGAGAAAACAGGGGAAGAAAGGAAGTCTTTTATCCATTCTTGATCAGACGATTACCGCTATGGGTTCACGGACGCTGAAAAAATGGATGGAGCGCCCGCTGCTTTCACAAGAGGAGATTACGAAAAGACATGAGCAGGTTGAAGGAATGCTCGATCAGTTTTTGGAGCGGGAAACGGTAAGAGAGCAGCTGAAATCCGTTTATGATCTTGAGCGGCTGGCCGGCCGTGTAGCCTTCGGTAATGTAAATGCCCGCGACCTTATTCAATTGAAAGCCTCTTTAACATCAATACCAAACCTGCTTGAAACCCTTCGGCAGTTTGATCATCCGTCAATAGGGAGCCTTTATAATTCGGTTGATCCGTTATCTGATCTTGCTCAGCTTCTTGATGAGAGTATAAAAGAAGATGCACCGCTGACGCTGAAAGAAGGCGGAATGATCCAGGATGGATACCACCCTCAATTAGATGAATATAGAGATGCATCAAGAAACGGTAAGAAATGGATCGCTGAGCTTGAAGCCAAGGAACGCCAGGCGACGGGCATTAAGTCATTAAAGATCGGCTATAACCGTGTATTTGGCTACTATATTGAAGTGACGAAAGCGAACATACAGAACCTTCCAGAAGGACGCTATGAAAGAAAGCAGACATTAACGAATGCGGAACGTTATATTACACCCGAATTAAAGGAAAAAGAAGCTTTGATTCTTGAAGCCCAGGACAAGAGCATGGAGCTTGAATATGAGTTGTTTCTTCAGGTAAGAGAACAAGTGAAAGCTTACGTTCAGAAGCTCCAAGTATTAGCGGAGCAAGTGAGTAAAATTGACGTCCTGCAAGGTTTTGCTCATATTGCGGACACTCACCGCTATGTAAAGCCATCCTTTAATGACAATCGCTGTGTCGATATAAAAGAAGGCCGCCACCCGGTAGTGGAGCAGGTCATGAAAGAAGAGTCTTTTGTGCCGAATGATATTTTCATGGATGAATCAATGGATATTCTTCTGATTACAGGGCCTAACATGTCAGGTAAGAGTACGTACATGAGGCAGCTGGCTTTAACGGCGATTATGGCTCAAATGGGGAGTTATGTTCCTTGTGAATCTGCTTCTCTTCCAATTTTTGATCAAATTTTTACAAGAATAGGAGCGGCTGATGATTTAGTATCCGGCCAGAGTACATTTATGGTCGAAATGCTTGAAGCCAACCATGCGTTAACTCATGCCTCAGAAAACAGTTTAATTCTGCTTGATGAAATCGGCAGAGGGACGAGCACCTACGACGGCATGGCGCTGGCACAGGCGATCGTGGAACATATCCATGAAGAGATTGGGGCTAAAACTTTGTTCTCGACCCACTATCATGAGTTAACGTCTCTTGAAGATGAACTTCCGCGGCTGCGTAACGTTCATGTCCGAGCCGAAGAATATGAAGGAAATGTCGTGTTCCTTCACCAGATTCAAGAAGGAGCGGCTGATGAAAGCTATGGTATTCATGTCGCTAAGCTGGCTGATCTGCCAGAATCATTGATTCAAAGAGCGAATCATTTATTAAGCACGTTAGAATCCGGAAGGGAAGAGACAGTCGCTGCAGTTGAAGAAGAGCAGCTAAGCCTATTTGTGGAAAAAGAAACACAAGAGGTGAAGCCAAGCGGCCTTGAGAAACAGCTGAAGAATCTAAATCTGATGGAAATGACACCAATGGATGCGATGAATGAGCTGTATCGTTTACAAAAAAGTCTTAAATCCTAG
- a CDS encoding outer spore coat protein CotE codes for MSFFEREYREIITKAVCGKGKKFTEATHTISPSHRPTSILGCWVINHIYNAKKKGDCVEVSGSYDINVWYSYNDNTKTEVVTERVSYCDHVPLVIKDDNCINDDLEVVAKAVQQPNCLECKIAAQGQKIVVEVEREFQVDVIGETKLCVKVDPNGCDDDCDYDFDLSSDDFNAIETEFLPSSSSSSSHNHKK; via the coding sequence ATGTCATTTTTCGAACGAGAATATCGGGAGATTATTACAAAAGCTGTCTGTGGTAAAGGTAAGAAGTTCACTGAAGCAACCCACACGATAAGTCCTTCCCACCGTCCCACTAGTATTCTAGGCTGCTGGGTTATCAACCATATCTACAACGCTAAGAAAAAAGGCGACTGTGTAGAAGTGTCCGGCAGCTATGATATCAACGTCTGGTATTCTTATAACGACAATACCAAAACGGAAGTTGTGACGGAGCGTGTGAGCTACTGCGATCATGTACCATTAGTAATCAAAGACGACAACTGCATTAACGATGACTTAGAGGTCGTTGCGAAAGCTGTGCAGCAGCCAAACTGCTTAGAGTGTAAAATTGCCGCCCAGGGACAAAAAATCGTTGTAGAAGTTGAGAGAGAATTCCAAGTTGATGTCATTGGGGAAACCAAACTTTGTGTAAAAGTGGACCCGAACGGCTGTGATGATGATTGTGATTATGATTTTGATTTATCATCCGATGACTTCAACGCTATTGAAACTGAGTTTTTGCCTAGCAGCAGCAGTAGCAGCAGTCACAATCATAAGAAGTAA
- a CDS encoding RicAFT regulatory complex protein RicA family protein, which produces MAQYTRKQVVDEAHKLAKMISEIEEIDRFKKLEAKLNENQKVQSHIKKIKALQKQAVNFQAYGKTEALERIEKEIDRLQNELDAIPVVSEFKDTQVLINDILQMISSTISREVTNEIIRSTGGDVLSGETGSKKSNGACSY; this is translated from the coding sequence ATGGCTCAATATACGAGAAAACAAGTAGTAGATGAAGCTCATAAGCTGGCAAAAATGATTTCTGAAATTGAAGAAATCGACCGTTTTAAGAAGCTTGAAGCGAAGTTAAATGAAAATCAAAAGGTCCAGTCTCATATTAAGAAAATCAAGGCGCTTCAGAAGCAGGCCGTTAACTTTCAGGCTTATGGAAAAACCGAAGCACTAGAAAGAATTGAAAAAGAGATCGATCGTCTGCAGAATGAGTTAGATGCGATTCCGGTAGTTTCTGAATTTAAAGATACTCAGGTGCTCATAAACGATATTTTACAAATGATTTCAAGTACGATTTCCCGTGAAGTTACGAACGAAATTATTCGTTCTACAGGCGGAGATGTGCTCAGCGGCGAGACTGGTTCAAAAAAAAGTAATGGCGCTTGTAGCTATTAA